From Candidatus Coatesbacteria bacterium, the proteins below share one genomic window:
- a CDS encoding DUF1385 domain-containing protein, whose translation MAEETLKTVEQPPESEAERPRGPSKKKMIGGQAVINGVMMRGRESCFMALRSPYDERIETLELPLPRFLKWRVFRWPFFRGSSMVLDSAVLGVKALTASADFAEKEEQKKEAAEKGESLEGIDEQPGLLSGKKAALMLVPSLLLGIAIFIIGPYWAARGFEALWPRLLPEGGVLFNLIEGLVRVLIFIAYLLLIRRMEDVRLLFRYHGAEHKTIATFEADKELTPANARPMSRLHPRCGTGFLVFMLIALVLVHSLVFAIPGIQELTRYEWLNTVLVILMRIALIPVVAGLAYEWIRLAGRYPSSKLARFFVAPGLATQLLTTVEPDDDQVEVAMTAFKAVVEREGAVEKPGDEKAPVAA comes from the coding sequence ATGGCCGAGGAAACCCTTAAAACCGTAGAGCAACCGCCAGAAAGTGAAGCTGAGCGGCCGCGGGGGCCGTCGAAGAAAAAGATGATCGGCGGACAGGCCGTCATCAACGGCGTGATGATGCGCGGCCGGGAGTCCTGCTTCATGGCCCTGCGCAGCCCGTATGATGAGCGCATCGAGACCCTGGAGCTGCCGCTGCCCAGATTCCTCAAGTGGCGCGTCTTCCGCTGGCCCTTCTTCCGCGGCTCCTCGATGGTGCTGGACTCCGCCGTTCTCGGCGTCAAGGCGCTGACGGCCTCGGCGGACTTCGCCGAGAAGGAGGAGCAGAAAAAGGAGGCGGCGGAGAAGGGCGAGTCGCTCGAGGGCATCGACGAGCAGCCCGGTCTGCTCTCCGGCAAGAAGGCGGCGTTGATGCTCGTACCCAGCCTGCTGCTGGGCATCGCCATCTTCATCATCGGGCCCTACTGGGCGGCCCGGGGCTTCGAGGCGCTCTGGCCCCGCCTACTGCCCGAGGGCGGCGTCCTCTTCAACCTGATCGAAGGCCTGGTCCGGGTGCTGATCTTCATCGCCTATCTGCTGCTGATCCGCCGCATGGAGGACGTCAGACTCCTCTTCCGCTACCACGGCGCCGAACACAAGACTATCGCCACCTTCGAGGCCGACAAGGAGCTGACCCCGGCCAACGCCCGCCCGATGAGCCGCCTGCATCCGCGTTGCGGCACCGGCTTCCTGGTCTTCATGCTCATCGCCCTGGTCCTCGTTCACTCCCTGGTCTTCGCCATCCCGGGGATCCAGGAACTCACCCGTTACGAGTGGCTCAACACCGTGCTGGTGATCCTGATGCGTATCGCTCTGATCCCCGTCGTCGCCGGTCTGGCCTACGAGTGGATCCGCCTGGCCGGGCGTTACCCTAGCTCGAAACTGGCCCGCTTCTTCGTCGCCCCGGGATTGGCCACCCAGTTGCTGACCACGGTCGAGCCCGATGACGATCAGGTCGAGGTCGCCATGACCGCCTTCAAGGCCGTCGTCGAGCGCGAGGGCGCCGTCGAGAAACCCGGTGACGAAAAGGCCCCCGTCGCCGCCTGA
- a CDS encoding aminotransferase class I/II-fold pyridoxal phosphate-dependent enzyme — protein sequence MVKQKVNPLFVKSEQFTRVREARKAGTYPYFRPISSGVCDEVTMEGQQVLMLGSNSYLGLNHHPRVIEAAKRALDTYGTSCAGSRFLNGTLDIHLELEEELAKLVNKPKALVFTTGFLTNLGVISSLVGRGEYIILDKLNHASIYEGSRLSYGKLIRYRHMDMKHLEERLFWLPPNKGKLIVVDGIFSMEGHIAPLARVVELAAKYNAAVMVDEAHAIGVMGPRGEGTAVHFGLEEKVDLIMGTFSKSLGSVGGFIAGEEIVLDYIQHISRSMIFSASLPAPNAAAALEAVRVMIEEPEHLDRLWHNTRKMKGGLDDLGFDTYGSETPVIPVMVGADDTAWEMTIKLQERGVFINPVISPAVPPGGALIRISLTAAHSDEQIERALETMALTGRELGIIE from the coding sequence ATGGTGAAGCAGAAGGTCAACCCGCTGTTTGTAAAATCCGAGCAGTTCACCCGGGTACGCGAGGCCCGCAAGGCCGGCACCTATCCCTACTTCCGTCCCATCTCCTCGGGCGTCTGCGACGAAGTGACCATGGAAGGTCAGCAGGTGCTGATGCTGGGCTCCAACTCCTATCTGGGGCTCAACCATCACCCGCGGGTGATCGAGGCCGCCAAGCGCGCCCTGGACACCTACGGCACCTCCTGCGCCGGTTCTCGCTTCCTCAACGGCACCCTGGACATCCACCTCGAGCTCGAGGAGGAGCTGGCCAAGCTGGTCAACAAACCCAAGGCCCTGGTCTTCACCACCGGCTTCCTGACCAACCTCGGCGTGATCAGCTCCCTGGTCGGCCGCGGCGAGTACATCATCCTCGACAAACTCAACCATGCCTCGATCTACGAGGGTTCCCGTTTGTCCTACGGCAAGCTGATACGTTACCGGCACATGGACATGAAGCACCTCGAGGAGCGCCTGTTCTGGCTGCCGCCCAACAAGGGCAAGCTGATCGTCGTTGACGGCATCTTCAGCATGGAGGGCCACATCGCCCCCCTGGCCAGAGTCGTCGAACTGGCCGCCAAGTACAACGCCGCGGTAATGGTCGACGAGGCCCACGCCATCGGGGTGATGGGCCCCCGGGGCGAGGGCACCGCCGTGCACTTCGGTCTGGAGGAAAAGGTGGACCTGATCATGGGCACCTTCTCCAAGAGCCTGGGCTCGGTGGGCGGATTCATTGCCGGCGAGGAGATAGTGCTGGACTATATCCAGCACATCAGCCGCTCGATGATCTTCTCGGCCAGCCTGCCGGCGCCCAACGCCGCCGCGGCCCTGGAGGCCGTCCGGGTGATGATCGAAGAACCCGAGCACCTCGACCGACTGTGGCACAACACCCGCAAGATGAAGGGCGGCCTGGACGACCTGGGTTTCGACACCTACGGCAGCGAGACCCCGGTGATCCCCGTGATGGTCGGCGCGGACGACACGGCCTGGGAGATGACGATCAAGCTGCAGGAGCGCGGCGTCTTCATCAATCCCGTCATCAGTCCGGCGGTACCCCCCGGCGGGGCGCTGATCCGCATCAGCCTGACGGCGGCCCACAGCGACGAACAGATCGAGCGCGCCCTGGAGACCATGGCCTTGACGGGTCGCGAGCTGGGGATCATCGAGTAG
- a CDS encoding arsenate reductase ArsC: protein MDNRLRVVFLCDHNHARSQLAEGIFRQLTAGRLEVHSAGFDIADSVHPAARAELERRGIATAGMEPKRIEDLPADSFTWVITLCRAAKEKCPWIPGARTLHWDMEDPAAADEQEWSAAFRRTADELEAEIRTLLERRYPRFLV from the coding sequence ATGGACAATCGACTGCGAGTCGTCTTTCTCTGCGACCACAACCACGCCCGCAGCCAACTGGCCGAGGGCATCTTCCGCCAATTGACCGCCGGGCGGCTGGAGGTCCACAGCGCCGGCTTCGACATCGCCGACAGCGTCCACCCCGCGGCCCGGGCCGAGCTCGAACGGCGGGGGATCGCAACCGCGGGGATGGAGCCCAAGCGGATCGAAGACCTGCCGGCGGATTCCTTCACCTGGGTGATCACCCTCTGCCGGGCGGCCAAGGAGAAGTGCCCCTGGATCCCCGGGGCGCGGACGCTGCACTGGGACATGGAGGATCCGGCCGCGGCCGACGAGCAAGAGTGGTCCGCCGCCTTCCGACGCACCGCCGACGAGCTGGAGGCCGAGATCCGGACCTTGCTGGAGCGGCGCTATCCGCGCTTTCTGGTGTAG
- a CDS encoding thioredoxin family protein has product MQVRIYGMGCSRCARLHQNVMVALERLDLQAAVIKVQDLNDIAAAGVTATPGLEIDGKLVSQGRLLTVAQLQEKLRGSAAENA; this is encoded by the coding sequence ATGCAGGTACGTATCTACGGCATGGGCTGCAGCCGTTGCGCCCGCTTGCACCAGAATGTGATGGTGGCACTCGAAAGATTGGATCTCCAGGCCGCGGTCATCAAGGTCCAGGATTTGAACGACATCGCCGCCGCCGGGGTGACCGCCACACCGGGGCTGGAGATCGACGGCAAGCTGGTCAGCCAGGGTCGCCTGCTGACGGTGGCCCAGCTTCAGGAAAAACTGCGCGGTAGTGCCGCGGAGAACGCCTGA
- a CDS encoding permease, with product MKNWTKALLIVGVFLLFYLLPLGGERVRDAAGEAVTMVQDYARNHFPSGMLPAFVIAGALAAFVPRRAILKYLGAGAKKVIAYGVASVSGALLAVCSCTILPLFAGIYSRGAGLGPAVTFLYAGPAINVAAILVTATVLGPELGLARAVGAIVFSIVIGLLMSVLFRREEDRRQTELQRQDDPQAAEGPRELASAKLVSLFVALLAFMILLNWRSGLIADNRWLFAGGAALVVLVPAFFWLKKEHWRLWGEETWDFVGRIVPLLFLGVIIAGFLVGRPGAEGLIPAAWIEAAVGGNTLLANLLASAAGALIYFCTLTEVPVLQALLGAGMGGGPALAMLLAGPALSLPNMIVIRSVLGTKKTAVYLVLVVVFSTITGYLFGLLYPTITVA from the coding sequence ATGAAGAACTGGACCAAAGCCCTGTTGATCGTCGGCGTCTTCCTGCTGTTCTACCTCCTGCCCCTGGGCGGTGAGCGGGTGCGTGACGCCGCCGGCGAGGCCGTCACCATGGTCCAGGACTACGCCCGCAACCACTTCCCCAGCGGGATGCTGCCGGCCTTCGTCATCGCCGGCGCGCTGGCGGCCTTCGTTCCCCGGCGGGCGATTCTCAAGTACCTGGGCGCCGGGGCCAAGAAGGTGATCGCCTACGGCGTGGCCAGCGTTTCCGGAGCCCTGCTGGCCGTCTGCAGTTGCACCATCCTGCCGCTGTTCGCCGGGATTTACAGCCGCGGTGCCGGGCTGGGACCGGCGGTGACCTTTCTCTACGCCGGTCCGGCGATCAACGTCGCCGCCATCCTGGTCACCGCGACGGTTCTGGGACCGGAGCTGGGCCTCGCCCGAGCCGTCGGCGCCATCGTCTTCAGTATCGTCATCGGCCTGTTGATGAGCGTCCTGTTCCGCCGCGAAGAGGACCGGCGCCAGACGGAGCTGCAGCGGCAGGATGATCCGCAGGCCGCGGAGGGCCCGCGGGAACTGGCCTCGGCCAAGCTGGTGAGCCTGTTCGTCGCCCTGCTGGCCTTCATGATCCTGTTGAACTGGCGCAGCGGCTTGATAGCCGACAACCGCTGGCTGTTCGCCGGCGGCGCGGCCCTGGTCGTACTGGTGCCGGCTTTCTTCTGGCTGAAGAAGGAGCATTGGCGGCTGTGGGGCGAGGAGACGTGGGATTTCGTCGGGCGCATCGTTCCGCTGTTGTTCCTCGGGGTGATCATCGCCGGTTTCCTCGTCGGCCGACCGGGCGCCGAGGGTCTGATCCCAGCCGCCTGGATCGAAGCCGCCGTCGGCGGCAACACGCTTCTCGCCAACCTGTTGGCCTCGGCCGCCGGGGCGCTGATCTACTTCTGCACGCTGACCGAGGTTCCCGTCCTCCAGGCCCTGCTGGGCGCCGGGATGGGGGGCGGACCCGCCCTGGCGATGCTGTTGGCCGGTCCGGCCCTCTCCCTGCCCAACATGATCGTCATCCGCTCCGTGCTGGGAACCAAGAAGACCGCCGTCTATCTGGTCCTGGTGGTGGTCTTTTCAACGATCACCGGATACCTGTTCGGCTTGCTGTACCCGACCATTACCGTCGCCTGA
- a CDS encoding metalloregulator ArsR/SmtB family transcription factor — translation MDEQSATLHRTLNIFKALAVETRLRLLLRLLDGERCVCQLYPGLGEQSNVSRHLIKLRELGIVKRRDDAQRHYYSIADERIDHMLRKFGLRAEKTAVSCEVE, via the coding sequence ATGGATGAGCAAAGCGCGACCCTGCATCGAACCCTCAATATCTTCAAGGCCCTGGCCGTCGAAACCCGCCTGCGTCTACTTCTGCGGCTACTGGACGGAGAGCGCTGCGTCTGTCAGCTCTACCCCGGCCTGGGCGAGCAATCCAACGTCAGCCGCCACCTGATCAAACTGAGGGAGCTGGGCATCGTCAAGCGGCGCGACGACGCCCAGCGTCACTACTACAGCATAGCCGACGAGCGCATCGATCACATGCTGCGCAAGTTCGGTCTGCGAGCGGAGAAAACCGCGGTGAGCTGCGAGGTCGAATGA
- the gatA gene encoding Asp-tRNA(Asn)/Glu-tRNA(Gln) amidotransferase subunit GatA, with amino-acid sequence MEGMSEKAIRQTSRDNREKARLAPYLEGYREKALAAKKDFNAFIEVINARALEKRVEQLSAAKPADSQLFGIPLAVKDNICWSGAPTTCASRLLEGYRPSYTATVLQRLEDAGAVVIGKTNLDEFAFGSSNETSAYGPVLNPHATRRVPGGSSGGSAVAVAVGAAPLALGSDTGGSVRQPAAFCGVYGLKPTYGRLSRHGLVAFASSMDQIGLFARHADDLRLALEVCAGPDAADATSAPPPATPPAVFNAGKVGVIKEFRRLVGLQPAVERALEGLLEALRKLGCEVVEVSLPTIVHSTAVYMLTAIAEASANLARFDGINYGVRRAEHPADVVSGPAADRLQRSYAASRGLGFGDEVKRRIMLGTFSLAEGYYDAYYLRAQKVRTLIRREFERAFADVELIVCPTTPTTAFRLGEKTADPLAMYLADMFTNPANLAGIPALSLPWGADDAGLPIGMQLLGPRFAEERILGAAEDLGRR; translated from the coding sequence ATGGAAGGTATGTCCGAGAAGGCGATAAGACAAACAAGCCGAGACAATCGGGAAAAGGCCCGACTGGCGCCATATCTCGAGGGATACCGGGAAAAGGCGCTGGCCGCCAAGAAGGATTTCAACGCCTTCATCGAGGTTATTAACGCGCGCGCGCTGGAAAAGCGAGTTGAACAACTGTCCGCCGCAAAGCCGGCAGACAGTCAGCTTTTTGGCATTCCCCTGGCCGTCAAGGACAACATCTGCTGGAGCGGCGCGCCGACGACCTGCGCCAGCCGCTTGCTCGAGGGCTACCGTCCGAGCTACACGGCCACGGTACTGCAGCGCCTGGAAGACGCCGGCGCCGTGGTTATCGGCAAGACCAACCTCGACGAGTTCGCCTTCGGTTCCTCCAACGAGACCAGCGCGTACGGACCAGTGCTCAACCCCCACGCGACCCGGCGTGTGCCGGGGGGCTCCTCGGGCGGCAGCGCCGTGGCCGTGGCCGTCGGGGCCGCGCCGTTGGCCCTGGGCTCGGACACCGGTGGCAGCGTGCGCCAGCCGGCGGCCTTCTGCGGCGTCTACGGCCTCAAGCCCACCTACGGTCGTCTCTCCCGTCACGGTCTGGTGGCCTTCGCCAGCTCGATGGACCAGATCGGGCTGTTCGCCCGGCACGCCGACGACCTGCGCCTGGCCCTCGAGGTTTGCGCCGGTCCGGACGCCGCCGACGCCACCAGCGCGCCGCCGCCCGCCACTCCCCCCGCCGTTTTCAATGCCGGAAAAGTCGGTGTAATCAAGGAATTCCGCCGACTCGTGGGGTTGCAGCCCGCGGTTGAGCGGGCCCTCGAAGGGCTGCTCGAGGCGTTGCGCAAGCTGGGCTGCGAAGTCGTCGAGGTCTCCCTGCCGACGATCGTCCACTCGACGGCGGTCTATATGCTGACGGCGATCGCCGAGGCCTCGGCCAATCTGGCCCGCTTCGACGGTATCAACTACGGCGTCCGCCGCGCTGAGCATCCCGCCGACGTGGTCAGCGGACCGGCAGCCGACCGCCTGCAGCGCAGCTACGCCGCCAGCCGGGGATTGGGCTTCGGCGACGAGGTCAAGCGGCGGATCATGCTGGGGACCTTCTCCCTGGCCGAGGGCTATTACGACGCCTATTACCTGCGGGCCCAGAAGGTGCGTACGCTGATCCGGCGCGAGTTCGAGCGGGCCTTCGCCGACGTCGAGCTGATCGTCTGCCCGACGACGCCGACGACGGCTTTCCGGCTCGGCGAGAAAACGGCTGACCCCCTGGCGATGTACCTGGCGGATATGTTCACCAACCCGGCCAATCTGGCCGGCATCCCGGCGCTGTCGCTGCCCTGGGGCGCCGATGACGCCGGCCTGCCCATCGGTATGCAACTGCTGGGTCCGCGCTTCGCCGAGGAGCGGATCCTCGGCGCCGCCGAGGACCTCGGCCGCCGCTGA
- a CDS encoding HAD-IA family hydrolase, producing MSNSFEWICLDLGGVLHDDRGTLEPMLVVAARLLGLSVDEVRERHRAEKSLMAVLRQAAAGAGTDDWPSLLQGFRRGVVEALEDADIPPYAEVPEALDRLSGGYKLALASNTLGLARPWLEHYGLTEHFSHLHLAGEVGYNKPRPEFFAGLIEATGAAPGKILMVGDRIVTDCAPALEAGTAAVLIRRYERRLEGYEDYAERLWAEVRDLDVLAQRLGR from the coding sequence ATGAGCAACTCCTTCGAGTGGATCTGCCTGGATCTGGGCGGGGTGCTGCACGACGACCGCGGTACCCTGGAGCCGATGCTCGTCGTGGCGGCGCGGTTACTCGGGCTGAGCGTCGACGAGGTACGGGAGCGCCATCGCGCGGAGAAATCGCTGATGGCCGTCCTGCGGCAGGCGGCCGCCGGGGCGGGGACGGACGACTGGCCCTCGCTGTTGCAGGGCTTCCGCCGGGGGGTGGTCGAAGCGCTGGAGGATGCCGACATCCCGCCCTACGCCGAGGTTCCCGAGGCGCTGGACCGGTTGAGCGGCGGCTACAAACTGGCTCTGGCCAGTAACACCCTGGGGTTGGCCCGACCCTGGCTGGAGCATTACGGTTTGACGGAGCATTTCTCCCACCTCCACCTGGCCGGCGAGGTGGGGTACAACAAACCCCGACCGGAGTTCTTCGCCGGTCTGATCGAGGCGACGGGCGCCGCGCCGGGGAAGATCCTGATGGTCGGCGACCGGATAGTCACCGACTGCGCCCCGGCCCTCGAGGCGGGGACGGCCGCGGTGCTGATCCGGCGCTACGAACGGCGCCTCGAGGGATACGAGGATTACGCCGAGCGGTTGTGGGCCGAGGTGCGTGACCTGGACGTGCTGGCTCAACGGCTGGGCCGCTGA